The following nucleotide sequence is from Phocoena sinus isolate mPhoSin1 chromosome 14, mPhoSin1.pri, whole genome shotgun sequence.
CTCACCCTCTTGGGGTTGCGGAGGTGATTGTTTTCAGTGGCAGCTTCAGAAACAACTTGTGGGTGACTCGATGCTCTCTCGCTCTCCACGGGAGAGTGAGAGGCAAATGCCTTTTTAATGGAAAACCAGGAATGAGGAAGAGGTGCCTGGGCATCCTCCTGGCGCCGGGGGGCTGGACCCTGAGGCTGGGTGAGTCTGGGGGCAGCTGTGCTGCAGAGATGGGCCTCTCTCCAGTCGCCACGATGGGAGGCGGAGAAAGCCCACAGCCAGTGCCCACACCCCCTGTGCCAGCGTCTCCCTGAGAGTGTGAGGGGAGTGGGCGTTCCCCGCCCCAGGTTTGTAACAGCCGCAAGTGGGAAATGTCCTGAATGCCCTTCAGCTGAGAAATGGCtgcattgtgtttttaaaatgcaaaatagtattctgtattttaattgtttacaAGGAAAATGTACTGACGTGACATGTAATTAAGTTTTAAGCGGGTGAGGGACAGCACTTGGCGCCTTCCTCCGCATCCCTTCCCTCCCAGGCGTCCTTGTGTCACTGCGGAGGTTTGCAGATCGCCACCACCCCAGGCAAGGTGAGAGTAGGCCCGGGTTGGGGGCCACCCATCTGGAACCGTGTCCCACGTGGGCACGCCCTGGGTGTCACGTGCTCATCTCTCATCCTTGCTCCAGAGAGCAAGCCCGTTGGGGGTGGCAGTAtgtctgtctctttccctccTACTTGGGTCCGTCGGATGAAAGGCTGATTCTCGAGGTCAGGGGAGATTGACCCCGAATGCAAGTGAGGTTTTGGGGTCCACTGGGGTTTGCAGAACCGTGTCCTGAGCCCGCTGCTGTGAGACTGACCAAGCCCGGGCCTGTGTCCACATCTGCAGAACGAGGCCTTGGGGCTGCACAGCCTTAGGCCTCCATCCTTCCCTAGGATTCAGAGTGAGCTGGAAGCCCATGGGTACAGGGCTGTTGAAGTCACCCTGTCTCTCCAGCTCTGCATCCTGGGCCCACTGCCTGGAAGCTCTCCAGAGACGCTGGCCGAGCTGAGCTGCATTTCATTTGCCCCCCCACCTTGCTGTCACCCCAGTTTGTGGGAGCGCTGGGCCTTGGTCCTTGGCAGCTTCAGTGCACAGGGTCCTTCCTTGCCTTGAGGAGCATGTTGGTGTCCGATGGGCCTGGGGGTAGGGTCCCACCGCCTGGCTGGGACTGGTAAAGCCAGTTACCCAGGCCATTGCCCCGTCTTCAAACCCAGCTGTCTAGGTTGCTGTGACAGTGCCGTGAGATGACGGTCAGGGCCAGCGCTCAGCCGCTGTCCTCACTATGGTCGTCACTATGCCTGTAAGCAGAGTGGGGTCTGCGCCTGCGCCTCCCGctcccccttttatttttatttttttacagttttccgGCAGCTCAACACGGCCATTGCCGTGTCCCAGATGTCCTCGGGCCAGTGCCGCCTGGCCCCCCTCATCCAGGTCATCCAGGACTGCAGCCCCCTCTACCACTACACGGTCAAGCTCATGTTCAAGCTGCACTCCTGTGAGTCccgctgcccccagccctgccggcCTCGGCCCCGAGGGTCAGCCGAAGCCCCAGAGGGCTGTGCTGATAGACTGTATCAGGGATGGGAATCAAGCAGTCTTTaagatattaattattaattaaacatAACAGGAATAAACTCATTACCCACTAACATAAATAACATACTTGttataaaaaaaatcactattttccaaaacaaagatTTAGTGGGAAGAGCCACGTAGTTTTACATGTTTGCAGTTCTCTTAACCGCCTGGCCTCGGAGGTGGTAGCGGGGTGCTCACTGGGCTGGCGGGGAGGACTGGGGGAGGCACGTGGTGGCTCCTTAGTGCTCAGAAAGGGTCTGGGCTGCTGGCTGGGGTCTGTGAGCTGCTCCAGTGTCAACCTTGGGCAAACTCGAGGGAGGGCGACCTGACGGACCAGCAAACAGGTGCGGTGCGCTGTGGTCAGGGTTCTGCCCGTCCCACTCACCGGTTCCTTCCCTCACTCAGTCAAGAGCTGAACTCCTCATAGGGGGTTCTTTGGGCCCTCCTGATGGTGGGTGGGACGCAGCCAGGTGGCAGGTAATCTGTCTCATCTGTGATGGTTTCTAGAACGtggaggagcagggagggggaagggagggagcggATCTGAAGTCTCGGGCACAGAGCAGTGAGCAAGGAGGGAGTCCCCTtacacctccctgcccccaggcctcccGGCAGACACCCTGCAAGGCCACCGGGACCGGTTCCATGAGCAGTTTCACAGGTACCAGCCCTGGGCGGGGTGGAGGGTGGCGGCGTGTGCTGGGGCTACCGGGCTGGGGCCTGGCTCCTCTGACCTCATGCCTCcgtccccgtccccgtccccgtAGCCTCAGAAACTTCTTCCGCAGAGCCTCTGACATGCTCTACTTCAAGCGGCTCATCCAGATCCCCCGGCTGCCCGAGGTACCTGCGCCCTCCAGAGGCCGCCGCCAGCCTGGGCACCATGTGGGGCCTCGTGTGGGCTGTGGGAACGGCAGAGGGAGGGCCTTCTGCTGGGGGGAGCGCTGGGTCGCTTTCACCCGCTGCCCCCTCAGGGACCCCCCAACTTCCTGCGGGCCTCGGCGCTGGCCGAGCACATCAAGCCGGTGGTGGTGATTCCTGAGGAGGCCCCTGAGGACGAGGAGCCCGAGAACCTCATCGAGATCGGCTCGGGGCCCCCTGCCGCGGAACCAGCGGTGAGCCGCCCCCTCCTCGCTGGGGGCACTGGGGGTGGCTgggcctccctcctggcctgggggagtgggggcgggggtcACCGTGCTTTGCCGTGGCAGGTGGTGGCTGACCTCTTTGAGCAGACATTTGGACCCCCGAATGGCTCCATGAAGGACGACAGGTGAGGGCCGGGGGAGCCCACCATCGTGGGAAACAGCCTTCTGGGAACTGTGATCCCGAAAGATCTTGGCTGGGGACACAGACCTGAGATGTTCAAACCCCGAGGGGGTGCTGATGAGAGGACCAGTGGCCGTGCCCGGGTCCCCTGATCGTCCCGGTTGAGTGAACTGGAACGCCGGGACCACGCGGGCTGGGGAAGACCACGCGGGCTGGGGAAGACCCCGCCTGACCTCTGTCCCCAGGGACCTCCAGATAGAGACCTTGAAGAGGGAGGTGGAGACGCTCCGCACGGAGCTGGACAAGATCCAGCTGGAGGTGAGGGGCACGGGCAGCAGCGCAGGGGCGGGCGGCTGCCCCACGCCGGGGACCTACACCCCACCCTTCTGCCGCCCAGGCGCAGCGGTACATGGCGCAGCTGAAGGGCCAGGTGAACGCCCTGGAGGCCGAGCTGGAGGAGCAGCGCAAGCAGAAGCAGAAGGCCCTGGTGGACAACGAGCAGCTGCGCCACGAGGTGGCCCGGCTGCGCGCCGCCCAGCTGGAGGGCGAGCGCCACCAGGGGCTGCGAGAGGAGGCGGAAAGTGcgtgggtggggcggggtggggcggggggtacGCCGCCGGGCTGGGGGTCACGGATGTAGCCTCCGCCTCCCCCGCAGAGAAGGCCAGCGCCACCGAGGTGCGCTACAACAAGCTGAAGGAAAAGCACAGCGAGCTCATCACCACACACGCCGAGCTGCTCCGGAAGGTAGGCCCGGGGGGCGCGGACGGGGGCCggtgggaggagggggccctGAGCGCAGCCCAGCCGAGCCTGTCCCTGGTCCCCGCCGGTGCAGAACGCAGACACGGCCAAGCAGCTGACGGTGacacagcagagccaggaggagGTGGCGCGGGTGAAGGAGCAGCTGGCCTTCCAGGTGGAGCAGGTGAAACGGGAGTCAGAGATGAAGGTACGTCCCATGACCACAGGCCCTGCCCCGTAGACTCCCGTGACCCCCAGCTCCATTGCCCCCGTGATGTTCTGTCCCCTCCCGTCGTAGCTGGAGGAGCAGAGTGACCAGCTAGAGAAGCTCAAGAGGGAGCTGGAGGCCAAGGCGGGAGAGCTGGTGCGGGCGCAGGCGGCCCTGAGCCACGCGGAGCAGGTGTGGGCCCTCCCAGGCTGGGCTGCCACAGAGCGGGGCGTGGTCCAGAGCGCCTTGCCCTGGTCTTGGGGTGTGGCTCTGACCCAGCCCCAGGGGGTACACAGGGCACAGGACCCGCTCCTGGGCCCTCAGCCAGCCTTCAGTCTCCTGGGGCCCCAGGGAGGGTCTGTAGAtttgggtggggatgggggcaggcgGGGCCTCTGGAAGCCCTGCTCAACGGCCCGATGTTCCCAGAGTGGGTTGGAGCTGAGCTCGAGGCTGGATGCGCTGAGTGCGGAGAAGGACACACTGAGCAGCGTCGTGGGGCAGCGGCAGGCTGAGCTGGTGGCGGCCCAGAGCCTGGTGCGGGAGAAGGAGGCGGCGCTGGACCAGGAGCAGCAGCGCAGCTCCAGAGAGAGGGATGAGCTGCAGGGGCGGCTGGCAGACAAGGTGCGGGCCACCCTGCCCCCCCGCCGCGCACTCTTACCCTGCTAACAGCTGAATCGGGGCAGAATTCCCTTTTATCATGAGCTGCGCACCCCGCTCCTGAGGGAGCAGCCCAGGCACAGGGGGTGCAGCAGGGCCTCTCGCTAAAGCCCCCTCCCTAGCAAGGGTCTCCGCTGGGGCCTGGCTGGCTCGCCGCCGCCTCACCTTCTCCCACCAGGAGTCTCAGGAGCAGGGGCTGCAGCGCAGGCTGCTGGATGAGCAGTTTGCCATGCTGCGGGGCACCGCTGCCGAGGCCGAGCGCATCCTGCAGGACGCCGTGGGCAAGCTAGACGACCCCCTGCACCTGCGCTGCACCAGCTCTCCAGGTAGGGCCACGGCGGCAGGCGCTCGGGCGTTACTCTTCCCTActtctcacccacccacccaccctgagggaggtgggcaggagggtGCCGGGGCCTCAGGCCAGGCTCTGCCCCTCACCGGTTCTCCCTGTGCTGGCAGACTACCTGGTGAGCAGGGCCCAGGCTGCCCTGGATGCCGTGAGCGCCCTGGAGAAGGGCCACGCCCAGTACCTGATCTCCAGGGCAGGTGAGTGCAGCTGGGGCCGGCCTGGGCAGGGCAGAGGCCACCAGCGGTGGTGACCCGGGCCCACGGGCCATTGCCGCCTCCTGCTTTCGGGGCGGTTTCCCACCACAGGTGCCTCTCTAGGAAGCCCCAGCCCGGGTCCAGAGATCAGCCTTTCGGGCCAGGGGTCACAGAGACCTGGGGGTGGTTCCTGCGATGCCGCTTTCCAGCTGCGTGGCCTTGGCCCGGCCCCCTCCCACTGAGAGCTGGGGTACTGGAGCCCGTGTGGGCTTGCCAGGCAGGAGAGGCACCACCGGGGCCTGTTCCAGAGCAGCAGCGTTAAGGGTTGTCGTTCTTCCCGCACAGACGCCTCTGCCCTTGTGGCAGCCCTGACCCGGTTCTCCCACCTGGCCGCGGACACCATCGTCCACGGCAGTGCCACCTCCCACCTGGCGCCCACT
It contains:
- the HIP1R gene encoding huntingtin-interacting protein 1-related protein isoform X2, producing MPGASSWALTTRRGPSPSGPMPSGCRFPAAPSSAGSSATSSTRSFEMGTPTCCMTASGTGATSGRSETCGPGAEVPNTSLTGPPAPEISSPSVPGHLHDRYGQLVNIYTKLLLTKISFHLKHPEFPAGLEVTDEVLEKAAGTDVNNVFQLTVEMFDYMDCALKLSESVFRQLNTAIAVSQMSSGQCRLAPLIQVIQDCSPLYHYTVKLMFKLHSCLPADTLQGHRDRFHEQFHSLRNFFRRASDMLYFKRLIQIPRLPEGPPNFLRASALAEHIKPVVVIPEEAPEDEEPENLIEIGSGPPAAEPAVVADLFEQTFGPPNGSMKDDRDLQIETLKREVETLRTELDKIQLEAQRYMAQLKGQVNALEAELEEQRKQKQKALVDNEQLRHEVARLRAAQLEGERHQGLREEAEKKASATEVRYNKLKEKHSELITTHAELLRKNADTAKQLTVTQQSQEEVARVKEQLAFQVEQVKRESEMKLEEQSDQLEKLKRELEAKAGELVRAQAALSHAEQSGLELSSRLDALSAEKDTLSSVVGQRQAELVAAQSLVREKEAALDQEQQRSSRERDELQGRLADKESQEQGLQRRLLDEQFAMLRGTAAEAERILQDAVGKLDDPLHLRCTSSPDYLVSRAQAALDAVSALEKGHAQYLISRADASALVAALTRFSHLAADTIVHGSATSHLAPTDPADRLIDTCRECGVQALELVRQLQDQQALLQARPSLVQTPLQGILQLGQELKPKILDVHQEELGAVVDKEMAATSAAIEDAVRRIEDVMNQARHASSGVKLEVNERILTSCTDLMKAIRLLVTTSTSLQKEIVESGRGAATQQEFYAKNSRWTEGLISASKAVGWGATQLVESADRVVLHTGKYEELIVCSHEIAASTAQLVAASKVKADKHSPHLSRLQECSRAVNEMAASVVASTRSGQEQIEDRDTMDFSGLSLIKLKKQEMETQVRVLELEKTLEVERVRLGELRKQHYMLAGAVGTPGADEPGRPSAAPRGGTSKKPPLAQKPSVAPRQDQQLDKKDGSYAAPLVNY